Below is a window of Variovorax sp. TBS-050B DNA.
GCTGCTCGTCGAATGTGGAGCAGCCGGCGGCCAGCAGGGCGCAGAGCGAAAGAACGGAGGCGAGCAGGGACCAGCGTTTCATGGGCAGAGGACAGACAGCGAAGCCGGCGGAAAGTTCATGTTCCAACGTCCGGAACGCGCCGACACTGCGTTCCGAACCCTCCCGCCAATGCCCTCTATGGAGACTTTGGTCCTCACAGGCAACGTCCGTGCCCGGTTTCCGGATGACGCGTGACAGCCAGGGAAAAACCCTGAAAAACTTGTAACCGCTGGTCTACCGACCGCGCAGGAACAGCGCGTCCAGTTCCCGGATCGAGAGTTGGCGCCAGGTCGGCCGGCCGTGGTTGCACTGGTCGGAGCGCTCGGTGGCTTCCATCTGGCGCAGCAGCGCGTTCATCTCGTCGATGGTGAGCTTGCGGTTGGCCCGCACCGCGCCGTGGCAGGCCATGGTGGAGAGCAGCTCGTTCTGCGCGCGCTGGACCACGGTGCTGGCGTCGTGCTGGGCCAGTTCGGCCAGCACGCTGCGCGCGAGCTCGACCGGGTCGCCGTCCGCCAGCGTGGCGGGCACCGCACGCACCGCCAAGGTGCGCGGCGAGAACGGCGTGACCTCCAGCCCCAACGTGGACAGCACCGCGGCGCAGGCCTCGGCGGTGGCCACTTCCTGCGGCGTGGCCGCGAAGGTGGCGGGGATCAGCAGCGGCTGGCTCGCAATGGCGGCGCCGTCGAGCTGGGTCTTGAGGCGCTCGTAGACGATGCGTTCGTGCGCCGCATGCATGTCGACCACCACCAGCCCCTGGGTGTTCTCCGCCAGGATGTAGATGCCCTGCAGCTGCGCCAGTGCGCGGCCCAGCGGCCAGGCCTGTCCGCTGTCGACGGCCGTCGCAGCGGCGTCGTCGCGCGGCGCTGCGGTCAGGCTCGGGGGCGCGCGGAACGGCAGCGGGGCGGCTTCGGCGGTGGACCAGCGCACGCCGGCAGGCTGGGGCGCGCCCTGTCCCGACGCATCGGCCGTATCGGCGCGCCGCGGCCACATCGCGTCGAAATCGCCGATGCCGCGCTCGGCGGCCCTGAAGTGGATGCCCGGCTGGGTCCAGTTCTCGCCGGTGGCCGGCACGGCGGGCTTGAAGAACGGCGCCGCGGGTGCGGCGGCCGCCACGGCATCGCCCGCGCGCGGTGCGGCCAGCGCGTTCTCGATCGCATGGCGCACCGCCTGGTGCACCTCGCGGCCGTCGCGGAAGCGCACCTCGATCTTGGTCGGATGCACGTTCACGTCCACGCGCGAGGGATCGATCTCGAGGTAGAGCGCATAGACGGGCTGGCGCTGTCCGTGCAGCACGTCTTCGTAGGCGCTGCGCACCGCATGCGAGAGCACCTTGTCGCGCACGAAGCGGCCGTTGACGTAGAAGAACTGCTGGTCGGCGCGCGAGCGCGCGGCGTCGGGAATGCCCGCGCGTCCCACCACGCGCACCGCGCCGCCGATGTGCTCGACCGCCACGCTCTGCGCGACGAAGTCGTCGCTGAGCGCATCGGCGAGCCGCTGCTCGCGCCGCTCGGCGGCCCGCCACTGCTCCATGAGCTTGCCGTCGTGCCAGACCGAGAAGCCGACCTCCGGCCGCGCGAGCGCATGGCGGCGCACCGCCTCGATGCAGTGGGCGAGCTCGGTGGCGTCGGTCTTCAGGAACTTGCGGCGCGCCGGCGTCGCGAAGAAGAGCTCGCGCACTTCCACCGTGGTGCCCACGCCGCGCGCCACCGGGCGCAGCTCGCCCGTGCGGCCGTCGAGCGCAAAGGCGCCGTCGGCACCCGCGAAGCGCGAGAGGATGCTGAGCTCGGCGATCGCGTTGATGGCGGCCAGCGCCTCGCCGCGAAAGCCCATGGTGCCGACGGTTTCGAGGTCGTTCAGGCTCGCGATCTTGCTCGTGGCATGGCGGCGCAGCGCCACCGTGAGTTCTTCGCGCGGAATGCCCAGGCCGTCGTCTTCCACCGAGATCAACCGCACGCCGCCCGATGCGAGCCGCACCGTGACCTGGCGCGCGCCCGCATCGAGCGCGTTGTCGAGCAGCTCGCGCACCACCGAGGCCGGGCGCTCGACGACCTCGCCGGCGGCGATCTGGCTGATCAGCTCGTCGGGCAGCTCGCGGATCGGCCGTCGTTCTGCAACAGGGGAAAAGGAGGAGGGAAGGGCGCTCACGAGGGGCATTCTAGAAGCGCGGCCGCCGGCGCCGGCGGCGGCTCGCGCAAGCCCTTCAGCGCCGCATCAGCGTGTTGGACGGCAGGGTTTCGTCGAGCAGCTTGCGCGCCGTTTCCACGCCCGCCACGGGCAGCAGCCCGGGATCAAGCAGTCCCACCTGCACCAGCACGCTGGCCTGGTCCCAGTAGATGTGCTCGTGGTAGAGCTTGTTGCCGCGGAACTTGATGACGGCCAGCAGCGGAATCTCGACACGCCGGCCGGTGGGCGCCACGCCGGGCAGCATCCACGGAATCTCTGTCGTGTGGGTGAAGCTGAACAGCAGCTCGTCGACCACCTGCGTGGCGCCCACGGTGCGCGAGATCGAGGTCAGCGTGGTATCGGGCGGATTGCTGTTGACGAAGTGGTTGCTGTAGAACGCATGCAGCGCCTTGTAGCCCACGCCGCCGGTCATGGTGGGGATGTGGTTGACGTAGGGCTCGGCCACCATGGTCGACATGGTGTCGTCGACGTTGCGCGTGGCGAACTCGTACTCGCAGTGCTTGTCCCAGAGCGCCGACAGGTCGTAGTGCGGGCCGATCGCGGCCTTGAGCGCGGCGATGCTGCGCTCGTGCGCCATCAGTGCCGAGGGCTTGTGGAAATGCTCGCCGCCGGCGCGCGCGAAGGCATGGTCCACGCCGGGGTAGACGTGCAGCGTCACGCCGGGCCGGCCGCCGAGCGCCTGCACGATGCGTTCGCGCGCCTCGGGCGGGCAGAACTTGTCGAGTTCGGCGATGTGCAGCATCAGCGGGCGGCGGATCTTCTCGGCCTCGTCGAGCGCGGCGTCGATGCCCACGCCGTAGTAGCCCACCGCCACGTCCGCATCGGTGCGGCAGGCCGCGAGGTACGCGAGCTTGCCGCCGAGGCAGAAGCCGAGCACGCCGACCTTGCCGCCACCGACCTCGGGCCGCGCGCGCAGCACGTCGATGGCGGACTGCATGTCCTCCATGCCCTTGGCTTCGTCGAAGCCCTGGTAGAAGCCGAAGGCGCGCTGCCAGTCGGCTTCGCTGTAGCCGAGTTCGACCTCCGGTGCCTGGCGCCAGAACAGGTCGGGCACGAGCACCACGTAGCCTTCCTCGGCGTAGTAGTCGGCCACCTCGCGCATCGTGTGGTTGACGCCGAAGATCTCCTGCGCGATCACGAGGCCCGGGCCGCTGCCCGCCTCCGGCACTGCAAGATAACCGCGGAAACTGCCGCTGCCGTCGCGGGCCTCGACCTGGATGTATCGACCTGTCATGTGGGATCTCCGAATTCGTCATGGAACGCCGTGCGGCGCGCAGCAAGGATAATCCGGCCCCATGGAAATCATCAGCTTTCTCGTCGACTTCATCCTGCACGTCGACAAACACCTCGAGGCCTTCGTCATCGCCTACGGCCCCTGGGTCTATGCGCTGCTCTTCCTGATCGTGTTCGTGGAGACCGGCGCGGTGGTGATGCCCTTCCTGCCGGGCGACTCGCTGCTCTTCATCGTCGGCGCGCTCTGCGGCGCAGGGCTGATGAGCTATCCGCTGGCCTGCGCGGTCCTGATCGCCGCGGCCATCCTGGGCGACCAGTGCAACTACAGCATCGGCCGCTACTTCGGGCCCAAGGTCTTCAAGTGGGAGAGCTCGCGCTTCTTCAACCGCAAGGCCTTCGACCAGGCCCATGCGTTCTACGAGCGCTACGGCGGCATCACGATCATCCTCGCGCGCTTCATGCCCTTCATCCGCACCTTCGCGCCCTTCGTCGCCGGCGTGGCGGAGATGAACCGCGCCAAGTTCACCATGTACAACGTCGTCGGTGCGCTGATCTGGGTGCTCGGCATCGCCACCGCCGGTTACTTCTTCGGCAACCTGCCCTTCGTGCGCGAGCACCTCGACAAGATCATCTGGGCGCTGATCTTCGTGCCCGGCCTGCTCGCGATCTTCGGCGCCTGGCGTGCATCGCGCGCGGAGAAGGCCCGCGCGGAACTCGCCGCCAAGGCCTGATCGCCGGCCGCACGAAAAAAGCGCGCCCGCGGGCGCGCTTTTTTTCAGGCCGCAGGCCGCTCGGACTCAGTAGTTCGGGCCGTTGCGCGGGTAGTAGCTGCCCGGAGGATAGGCCTGCTGGTTGTAGTAGTTGCGCTCGTCGACGCTGCGACCCACCTGGTTGCCGATCACGCCGCCGATGGCAGCGCCGCCCAGCGTGCTGGCCGTGTTGCCGCCGATCGCGTGGCCGACCGCCGCGCCGCCGAGTGCGCCGACGCCGGTGCCCAGGTTCTGGTTGGGTCCGGAGGCGCAACCCGCGAGCGTGAGGACCGTCGTGGCCGCCGCTGCAGTCATCCAGATTCGTGCCTTCATGATGTCCACCTTTCTTGAGTGATGGCTCATGATGGGCAAAAGTCGCATTCCGCCCGTGTAGGAGCCTGCCGCACATGGGTGTGCGGTGTCCCGGGCCGCGCGGCGTGGGACAGCAGGGCGGCGCCAACGGGTTCAGAGCTGACGGCTGCGCGCGAGCGGCGGATTCTGCGCGAAGTAGCGCTGGATGCCGCGCATGAGCGCATCGGAGAGGTCTTCCTGGTAGCTTGCGCTGCGCAGCTTGGATTCTTCTTCCGGGTTGCTGATGAAGGCCGTCTCGACCAGCACGCTCGGAATGTCGGGCGCCTTCAGCACCGCGAAGCCGGCCTGCTCGACCTGGGGCTTGTGCAGCCGCGCGCCGATGCCGCGGATCTCGCCGAGCATCGCGCCGCCGAGCTTGAGGCTGTCGTTGATCTGCGCGGTGGTGCTCATGTCGAGCAGCGCGCGCTGGACCTGCGCCTCGTGGTTGCCGACGTTCACGCCGCCGACCTTGTCGGCCTCGTTCTCCTTGTTGGCGAGCCAGCGCGCGGCACTGCTCGAGGCGCCGCTCTGGCTCAGCGCGAACACGCTCGCGCCGCGCGCGGCCGGCGTGGTGAACGCATCGGCGTGGATGCTCACGAAGAGGTCGGCCTGCACGCGCCGCGCCTTCTGCACGCGCACGCCGAGCGGCACGAAGAAGTCGGCGTCGCGCGTGAGGAAGGCGCGCATCGGGTTGCCGTTGACGCTGCTCGCGTTGATGCGGTCGCGCAGCCGGTGCGCGATCTGCAGCACGATGTCCTTCTCGCGCGTGCCGTTCGGGCCGATCGCGCCGGGGTCTTCGCCGCCATGGCCGGGGTCGAGCGCCACGATGATGATGCGGTCGGTGCGGCTCGCAGTGGCACCGCCGCGCGCCACCGCGACTGGGGGCGGGGATGCCGCGGGGCGCGTCGGGGTGGCAGCCGGCGCGGGCGCGGCGGGCGGCGTGGGACGCGTTGCCTGCTGCGCCATCAGGTCGCCGAGCGGATCGGGCTGCGGCGCGTCGGCCACGGCCGGCGGCCGTGGCGCCGGCGCGGCCGGCACGGGCACCGGCGCGCCGGGCGCGGGCCGCGGCGCGGGCACGTTGGGCGAGGGCCGCACGAGGATCGGCGGGCCGCCGTCGGGCGCGAGGCCGGTGTAGCCGGTGTAGGGCGCCGCGGGCGGGGCGGCCGCGACGGCGGTGTCGCCGCCGTTGCTGCTGTTGCCATTGCCGCGCGCGCGCGGCGCGTCGCGCAGGCGCTCGGCGATCAGCGCTTCCATCGGGTCGACGGGCTGCTCGGGATAGAGGTCGAGCACGAGCCGGTGCTTGTAGGCCGCGATGGGCGCGAGCGAGAAGACCTGTGGCACCACCGACTGCTTGAGGTCGAAGACGATGCGCACCACCTTCGGCGCGTTCTGGCCCACGCGCAGCCCGTTGATGTACGGATCGCCCGGCTTGATCTTGCCGACCAGTTCGCGCAGTTCGGGATTGAGGTCGATGCCCTCGATGTCGACCGCGAGGCGCGGCGGGCTGCCGACCACGAGCTGCTGCGACTTGAGCCGCGCGTCGGACTCGATGGTCACACGCGTGTAGTCGGCCGCCGGCCACACGCGCACCGCGAGGATGGTGGCGCCACGCGCGATCTGGTGCACGCCGAGCATCAGCGCGATGCTGCCGCCCTGCAGCAGCACGCGCCGCTTGAGCCCGCTCGCCTTCATGCGCCGGTGTGCGCCAGCAGTTCGCTGCCGCGGGGGGTGTGGGCCAGAAGGGTCACGCTGCGGGTGTCGTCGGTCATTGCTTCGATTTTAATAGCGAGGTCGGCCACCGGGATATGGCCGGCGGCGTTGCCGGGCCATTCGGCGAGCTTGAGCCCGGGGCCCGCGAAGATGTCGCGGAAGCCTGCGTCCTCCCACTCGCGCGGGTCGTTGAAGCGGTAGAAGTCGAAATGGAAAATCGCGAGGCCGTCGGGCGCTTCGTGGGGCTCGACCACGGCGTAGGTCGGGCTCTTGATGCGGCCCTCGATGCCGAGCGCGCGCAGCAGATGGCGCACGAAGGTGGTCTTGCCGGCGCCGAGGTCGCCATGCAGCGCGATGAAGGCATCGCGCAGCGCGGGCGAGGCGGCGAGCGCGCGCGCGAAGGTGTCGGTGTCGTCCTCGCTGCGCCACTGCAGCTTGCGGCCGGCGTTCTGCTTCTGCGTTTCTACAATCGGCAAGTGATCGTCAGCCATCCACTCGTTGCTCGTATTCAGGCCTTGGCCCGGGAACTCGGATTCTCCCAAATCGGAATCGCGGGCGTCGATCTGTCGAGCGCCGAGGACGGTCTGATGCAATGGCTGGCCCATGGGTTCCATGGCGAGATGAAATACATGGCCGCGCATGGCGCGCGGCGTGCACGGCCCGCCGAACTGGTGCCGGGCACCGTCAGCGTGATCACCGCGCGCATGGACTACCTGCCGCGCGACACGCCGCTCGGCGACTGGCAGGCGCGCGAGTTCGAGCGCCTGGCGCGCCCCGGCGAAGCCATCGTCTCGGTCTATGCGCGCGGCCGCGACTACCACAAGGTGATGCGCACGCGCCTCGCGAAGCTGGCCGAGCGCATCGCCGAGGAAGTGGGGCCCTTCGGCCACCGCGCCTTCACCGATTCGGCGCCGGTGCTCGAGGCCGAGCTCGCCTCCCGCAGCGGCCAGGGCTGGCGCGGCAAGCACACGCTGGTGCTCGACCGCGCGGCGGGCTCGATGTTCTTCCTCGGCGAGATCTACGTCGACATGGCGCTGCCCGAGAGCGCGCCGGTGAGCGCGCATTGCGGCAGCTGCAGCGCCTGCATCGAGGTGTGCCCGACGGGCGCCATCGTCGCGCCGCACCGGCTCGATGCGCGGCGCTGCATCTCCTACCTCACGATCGAACACGGCGGTGCGATACCGCTCGAACTGCGTCCGCTGATGGCCAACCGCATCTACGGCTGCGACGACTGCCAGCTGATCTGCCCCTGGAACAAGTTCGCGAAGAAGAGCGCGCTGCCCGACTTCGATGCGCGCGAAGGGCTGACCGGCCAGGCGCTGGCGTCGCTCTTCGCCTGGAGCGAAGAGGAGTTCCTGCGCTTCACCGAGGGCAGTCCGATCCGCCGCATCGGCCACGAGCGGTGGCTGCGCAACATCGCCGTGGCGCTCGGCAACGCACTGCGCGCCGGCGAACCAGGGGCCGCCGAGGCGCTGGCCACGCGCGCCTCGCACGAGAGCGCGCTGGTGCGCGAGCATGTCGCGTGGGCGCTGGCGCAGCGCCCGGGCAACGAGGCTAGCGCGGCAGCGCCAGCGCGAACGGCAGGCTCGCCACCCCCAGCAGCGTAGAGAGCGTCACCAGGCCCGCGACGTACGGCCCGTTGTAGCCCATGCGCGCCGCGAGCACGTAGGCGCTCGACGCGGTCGGAACGGCGGAGAAGGCCATCAGCACCGCGGCCTGGGTCGCATCCAGCCGCAGCGCCAGCGAGAGCCCCCATGCGACGAGCGGCAGCAGCAGATGCCGGATCGACAGCACAGAGATCGCAAGCACCTTGCCGCGCCCGAGCGTTGCGAACTGCATGCCCGCGCCGGCGGCCAGCAGGCCGAGTGCGAGCGAGGCGGCACCGATGCGCGTGAGCGTGGGCGTGGCCCAGTTCGGAATGCCGAAGCCCAGCACGTTCGCCAGCAGCCCGGCGAGCGTGGCGACGATCAGCGGATTGCGCACGAGCTGGCGCGCGAAGCCGGCCTTGGCATGCCGCGCCATCGGCCACACCGCCGCGATGTTGAACATGGGCACGCACACGCCGATGAGCACAGCGATCATCAGGAGCCCCTGCGGCCCCGCCAGCCGCTCGGCGAGCGCGAGGCAGATGAAGGAGTTGAAGCGGAACGCGATCTGCGCGCTGGCCGCATGGTCGCGGCGGTCGATGTGCGCGCCGAGCCACGGCAGGAAGGGCAGCGCATAGGCCAGCGCGATGCCGCACAGGCCGATGCCCACGCCCGCGGTGAGCAGGCTCGACGTGGCGCCGAAATCGAGCGGGCTGCGCACGATCGAATGGAACAGCAGCACCGGAAACAGAAAGTAGTACACCAGGCTTTCGACCTGGTCCCACACGCGGCGGTCGAGGGCGGTGTAGCGGCAGAGCAGCCAGCCGATGGCGATGAGCGAGAAATCGGGAAAGAGCAGCTGGGCGAAGTTCACCGCTTCGAGCATAAACCGTAGCAAACCATGGGTATTCCACAGCACGGGCCCTTCGTCGGTGCGGCTAGCATCCGGGGCTTTGCTTTTCCGACAACAGCGATTCAAGGAGTTATAGATGCAACGTCGTCAATGGAGCGCCATGGTGGGGGCTGCCGCACTGCTCGCGGTCACGGGCCAGAGTTTCGCGCAGGGCTATCCCAACAAGCCGGTCGAACTGAGCGTGCCCTTCGCACCGGGCGGCACGACCGACATCGTGGCGCGCGTGATTGCCGATCCGCTGGGCAAGGTGCTGGGCCAGCCCGTGGTGGTGATCAACCGCGCAGGCGGCGGCGGCATCGTGGGCGCGGCCGAAACCGCGCGTGCCACGCCCGACGGCTACAAGCTCGGCGTGGCCACGGTCTCGAGCACGGCGGCCAATCCGGCCATCAACCCCAAGGTGCCGTACGACCCGATCAACGACTTCACCCCGATCATCAACATCGCGGCCACGCCGAACATCATCGCGGTGAACCCGAGCTTCCCGGCCAAGAACTACGCCGAGTTCGTGGCCGAGCTCAAGAAGAACCCCGGCAAGTACTCGTACGCCTCGTCGGGCACGGGCGGCATCGGCCATCTGCTGATGGAGCTTTACAAGAGCCTGACCAACACCTTCGTCACGCACATCCCGTACCGCGGCGCGGGCCCGGCGCTCAACGACGTGGTGGCCGGCCAAGTGCCGATCATGTTCGACAACATCCCCTCGGCCATGCCGTTCATCCAGAGCGGCCGCCTGGTGCCGATCGTGGTCTCTGCGCCGCAGCGCCTCGCCGCGCTGCCCAACGTGCCCACCTTCAAGGAAGTCGGCCTGGAGCCGGTCAACCGCATGGCCTACTACGGCATCCTCGGTCCCAAGGGCCTGCCGAAGGAGGTGGTCGACAAGATCAGCGCCGGCGTGAAGAAGGCGGTGGAAGATCCGGCCGTGAAGAAGCGCATCGAGGACACCGGTTCGCTGATCGTCGCGAACACGCCCGACCAGTTCTCGGCGCAGATCAAGGCCGAGTACGACGTCTACAAGCAGGTCGTCGCGAAGCAGAAGCTCAAGCTCGACTGATCCGCCGCGCCTGACGCAGGGCCGCCCGCACCACGGGCGGCCTTTTCTTTTTTCGTTGCCCGTCCATTTGCTATCTTGCCGCCATGACCGAGGCCGCCCCCGCCGCTGCGCAGACTCCCGAGATCGACGACTTCATCGACGCCCTGTGGCTCGAGGACGGGCTGTCGAAGAACACGCTGGCGGCCTATCGGCGCGACCTGGCGGTGTTCGCGCAGTGGCTTCGCACCGAGCGCGCCGGGCTGGCACTCGACGCCGCGAAGGAAAGCGACCTGCAGGCCTACATGGGCGCGCGCCTGTCCACCAAGGGCAAGGCGACTTCGGCCAACCGCCGGCTCACCGTGTTCAAGCGCTACTACCGCTGGGCGCTGCGCGAGCGGCGCATCACGGCCGATCCGAGCCTGCGGCTCGCGCCGGCGCGCCAGATGCCGCGCGCCATCAAGACGCTGTCGGAGAAGCAGGTCGACGACCTGCTGGCGGCCCCCGACGTGGAAACGCCCCTGGGCCTGCGCGACCGCGCGATGCTCGAGCTGATGTATGCGAGCGGTCTGCGCGTGAGCGAGCTGGTCGCGCTCAAGGCCACCGACCTGAGCCTCAACGACGGCGTGCTGCGCGTGCTCGGCAAGGGCAGCAAGGAACGCCTCGTGCCCTTCGGCGGCGAGGCCCGGCGTTGGATCGAGCGCTACCTCGAGGAATCGCGACCCGCCATCCTCGACGGCCAGCAGACGCAGGACCTGTTCGTGACCGCGCGCGGCGCCGGCATGACGCGCGTGATGTTCTGGGTCATCGTGAAGAAGCAGGCCGCCGCGGCCGGCATTCACGTGCCGCTCTCGCCGCACACGCTGCGCCATGCGTTCGCGACCCATCTGCTGAACCACGGCGCCGACCTGCGCGCGGTGCAACTGCTGCTGGGGCACGCCGACATCTCGACCACCACCATCTACACCCACGTGGCGCGCGAGCGGCTCAAGCAGCTGCATGCGCAGCACCATCCGCGCGGCTGAAGCCCCGGCTTGTCTACCATGGCGGGATGAACCCCGCCACTCCCGAGCCGCCCCGCGTCGGATGCGCAGGCTGGAGCCTGCCGCGCGCAACGTGGCCGCAGTTTCCGGCCGAAGGCTCGCACCTTGCGCGCTATGCGCAGCGCTTCGATGCGGTCGAGATCAACACCGCCTTCTACCGGCCGCACCGGCGCGAGACCTACGAGCGCTGGGCCGCGGCGACACCCGCGGGCTTTCGCTTCGCGGTCAAGCTGCCGAAGACCATCACGCACGAACGGCGGCTGGTGGATGCGATGCCGGCCTTCGAGGCCTTCCTCGCGCAGGTCGCCGGGCTGGGGGCGCGGCTCGGCTGCCTCGTCGTGCAACTGCCGCCGAGCCTGGCCTTCGATGCCGGCGTGGCGCGGCGCTTTCTTTCGGCATTGCGGCGCAGGCATGCGGGCGCGGTGGTGCTGGAGCCGCGGCACCGCAGCTGGTTCCTGCCCGCGGCCGAGGCGCTGCTCGCGCGCTTCGAGATCGCGCGCGTGCTCGCCGATCCGGTGCTGTTCGACGAGGCCGCGGCGCCCGGCGGATGGCCGGGCCTGGTCTACCTGCGGCTGCATGGATCGCCGCGGCGCTACTGGTCGGCCTACGACGACGCGCTGCTCGCGCGGCTCGCCCTGCGCCTGCAGCGCGCGCAGGAGGAGGGCGCCCGGTGCTGGTGCATCTTCGACAACACCGCGGGCGGCGAAGCCGTGGGCAATGCGCTGACGCTCGCGCGGCTGCTGGCGCCGTCACCGCGGGCGCAGCAACCGCAGCACGGCGATCCGGCAGAATCCCGCCCGACATGACTGCACCGACCCTTTCCCCTTCTTCCTCTTCTTCTTCCACGCGGCGCGGCGCCGTGTTCGCGCTGCTCGCCGCGGCCGGCGCCTTCTGCGGCGCTGGCGCGTTCGCGCAATCCGCGCCGCCCGTTCCCAAGACGCTACGGCTCATCGTGGCCTATCCGGCCGGCGGCGTCAGCGACGTGGTCGCGCGCGCACTCGGCGACCGGCTCGCGGCGCAGATGGGCATCACCGTGGTCGTCGAGAACCGCGCCGGCGCAAGCGGCGCCATCGGCATGGACGCCGTGGCCAAGGCCGCGCCGGATGGCGCCACGCTGGGCTTCTCGGCCATCAGCCCGCTGGTGCTGAGCCCGCACCTCGGCAAGCTGCCCTTCGACCCGCTGAAGGACGTGGCGCCCGTGGCCAGCGTGATGTACTCGCCGGTGCTGCTGGTGGCCACGCCCGCGAGCAAGGCGCGCGACTTCCGCGCGCTGGTGGCCGAGGCCAAGGCGCAGCCGGGCGCGGTGCGCTGGGCTACCTCGGGGCCGGCGTCGCTCGGGCACATCGTGCTCGAGCAGCTGCGCGCCGCGGCCGGCGTGGACATCACGCACGTGCCGTACAAGGGCGGCGGGCAGCAGCTCAACGATGCGCTCGGCGGCCAGTTCGAGATCCTGTCGACCAACGCCAGTCCCACGCTCACGTCGCACATCCAGTCCGGCAAGCTGCGGCCGCTCGCGGCGGGCGCGCCGGCCCGGCTCGAAAGCCTGCCGCAGGTGCCCACGCTCGGCGAACTGGGCTATGCGGCGGCCAACATCAACTCGCTCTTCGGCGTCTTCGCGCCCGGCGCCACGCCGCCTGCGCTGGTTGCGCGTTACAACGCCGAGATCAACAAGGCGCTCGCGAGCCCCGAACTGCGCGCCAAGCTCACGGCCACCGACAACGTGCCGACCGGCGGAACATCGGCGGCCTTCGCGAAGGAGATCGCCTCGGAGTTCGAGAGCAACGGCCGCATCATCAAGGCCGCCAACATCAAGGCCGATTGACCCCACGCCTTGCAGGCCCGCAGTTGCCTACCTTATAGTAGGTAGATGTCCAGCGCCATCGCACTCGCCACCGGCAGCACCCGCGAGCAGATCCTCGCGGTGGCGCGCCAGCTGATCGAGACCCGCTCGTA
It encodes the following:
- a CDS encoding dienelactone hydrolase family protein — protein: MTGRYIQVEARDGSGSFRGYLAVPEAGSGPGLVIAQEIFGVNHTMREVADYYAEEGYVVLVPDLFWRQAPEVELGYSEADWQRAFGFYQGFDEAKGMEDMQSAIDVLRARPEVGGGKVGVLGFCLGGKLAYLAACRTDADVAVGYYGVGIDAALDEAEKIRRPLMLHIAELDKFCPPEARERIVQALGGRPGVTLHVYPGVDHAFARAGGEHFHKPSALMAHERSIAALKAAIGPHYDLSALWDKHCEYEFATRNVDDTMSTMVAEPYVNHIPTMTGGVGYKALHAFYSNHFVNSNPPDTTLTSISRTVGATQVVDELLFSFTHTTEIPWMLPGVAPTGRRVEIPLLAVIKFRGNKLYHEHIYWDQASVLVQVGLLDPGLLPVAGVETARKLLDETLPSNTLMRR
- a CDS encoding glycine zipper domain-containing protein — encoded protein: MKARIWMTAAAATTVLTLAGCASGPNQNLGTGVGALGGAAVGHAIGGNTASTLGGAAIGGVIGNQVGRSVDERNYYNQQAYPPGSYYPRNGPNY
- the tsaE gene encoding tRNA (adenosine(37)-N6)-threonylcarbamoyltransferase complex ATPase subunit type 1 TsaE, which codes for MADDHLPIVETQKQNAGRKLQWRSEDDTDTFARALAASPALRDAFIALHGDLGAGKTTFVRHLLRALGIEGRIKSPTYAVVEPHEAPDGLAIFHFDFYRFNDPREWEDAGFRDIFAGPGLKLAEWPGNAAGHIPVADLAIKIEAMTDDTRSVTLLAHTPRGSELLAHTGA
- the queG gene encoding tRNA epoxyqueuosine(34) reductase QueG; translation: MIVSHPLVARIQALARELGFSQIGIAGVDLSSAEDGLMQWLAHGFHGEMKYMAAHGARRARPAELVPGTVSVITARMDYLPRDTPLGDWQAREFERLARPGEAIVSVYARGRDYHKVMRTRLAKLAERIAEEVGPFGHRAFTDSAPVLEAELASRSGQGWRGKHTLVLDRAAGSMFFLGEIYVDMALPESAPVSAHCGSCSACIEVCPTGAIVAPHRLDARRCISYLTIEHGGAIPLELRPLMANRIYGCDDCQLICPWNKFAKKSALPDFDAREGLTGQALASLFAWSEEEFLRFTEGSPIRRIGHERWLRNIAVALGNALRAGEPGAAEALATRASHESALVREHVAWALAQRPGNEASAAAPARTAGSPPPAA
- a CDS encoding N-acetylmuramoyl-L-alanine amidase; protein product: MKASGLKRRVLLQGGSIALMLGVHQIARGATILAVRVWPAADYTRVTIESDARLKSQQLVVGSPPRLAVDIEGIDLNPELRELVGKIKPGDPYINGLRVGQNAPKVVRIVFDLKQSVVPQVFSLAPIAAYKHRLVLDLYPEQPVDPMEALIAERLRDAPRARGNGNSSNGGDTAVAAAPPAAPYTGYTGLAPDGGPPILVRPSPNVPAPRPAPGAPVPVPAAPAPRPPAVADAPQPDPLGDLMAQQATRPTPPAAPAPAATPTRPAASPPPVAVARGGATASRTDRIIIVALDPGHGGEDPGAIGPNGTREKDIVLQIAHRLRDRINASSVNGNPMRAFLTRDADFFVPLGVRVQKARRVQADLFVSIHADAFTTPAARGASVFALSQSGASSSAARWLANKENEADKVGGVNVGNHEAQVQRALLDMSTTAQINDSLKLGGAMLGEIRGIGARLHKPQVEQAGFAVLKAPDIPSVLVETAFISNPEEESKLRSASYQEDLSDALMRGIQRYFAQNPPLARSRQL
- a CDS encoding AEC family transporter codes for the protein MLEAVNFAQLLFPDFSLIAIGWLLCRYTALDRRVWDQVESLVYYFLFPVLLFHSIVRSPLDFGATSSLLTAGVGIGLCGIALAYALPFLPWLGAHIDRRDHAASAQIAFRFNSFICLALAERLAGPQGLLMIAVLIGVCVPMFNIAAVWPMARHAKAGFARQLVRNPLIVATLAGLLANVLGFGIPNWATPTLTRIGAASLALGLLAAGAGMQFATLGRGKVLAISVLSIRHLLLPLVAWGLSLALRLDATQAAVLMAFSAVPTASSAYVLAARMGYNGPYVAGLVTLSTLLGVASLPFALALPR
- the mutL gene encoding DNA mismatch repair endonuclease MutL; translation: MPLVSALPSSFSPVAERRPIRELPDELISQIAAGEVVERPASVVRELLDNALDAGARQVTVRLASGGVRLISVEDDGLGIPREELTVALRRHATSKIASLNDLETVGTMGFRGEALAAINAIAELSILSRFAGADGAFALDGRTGELRPVARGVGTTVEVRELFFATPARRKFLKTDATELAHCIEAVRRHALARPEVGFSVWHDGKLMEQWRAAERREQRLADALSDDFVAQSVAVEHIGGAVRVVGRAGIPDAARSRADQQFFYVNGRFVRDKVLSHAVRSAYEDVLHGQRQPVYALYLEIDPSRVDVNVHPTKIEVRFRDGREVHQAVRHAIENALAAPRAGDAVAAAAPAAPFFKPAVPATGENWTQPGIHFRAAERGIGDFDAMWPRRADTADASGQGAPQPAGVRWSTAEAAPLPFRAPPSLTAAPRDDAAATAVDSGQAWPLGRALAQLQGIYILAENTQGLVVVDMHAAHERIVYERLKTQLDGAAIASQPLLIPATFAATPQEVATAEACAAVLSTLGLEVTPFSPRTLAVRAVPATLADGDPVELARSVLAELAQHDASTVVQRAQNELLSTMACHGAVRANRKLTIDEMNALLRQMEATERSDQCNHGRPTWRQLSIRELDALFLRGR
- a CDS encoding DedA family protein; protein product: MEIISFLVDFILHVDKHLEAFVIAYGPWVYALLFLIVFVETGAVVMPFLPGDSLLFIVGALCGAGLMSYPLACAVLIAAAILGDQCNYSIGRYFGPKVFKWESSRFFNRKAFDQAHAFYERYGGITIILARFMPFIRTFAPFVAGVAEMNRAKFTMYNVVGALIWVLGIATAGYFFGNLPFVREHLDKIIWALIFVPGLLAIFGAWRASRAEKARAELAAKA